In Eretmochelys imbricata isolate rEreImb1 chromosome 18, rEreImb1.hap1, whole genome shotgun sequence, one genomic interval encodes:
- the PEX10 gene encoding peroxisome biogenesis factor 10 isoform X1 yields MSSVPAAYVICVTLRTADGGRERERFLRAPPPLLGMPLAPAGPAHLVRCGQKDELYRSGLRSGAGAALHGMAGAKKWLEWRKEIELLSDVAYFSLTTFSGYQTLGEEYVNIVQVDSSKKRIPSLLRRAILISLHTVVPYLLDKGLIHLEHELQMETGGSTTLQSNGLCGRTLVRSWVQKQIGRLTEQQKKTLSQTVYVLKQCIPLLRRLHLAVFYINGIFYHISKRITGISYLRAPGLPGDDQSVRSSYKLLGIVSLLHLVLTVGVQIYSFQQRQRARQEWKLHRNLSYPKNQMEEKSVIRSSRCTLCLEKRRHATATPCGHLFCWECITEWCNTKAECPLCREKFHPQKLIYLRHYR; encoded by the exons ATGTCGTCTGTGCCAGCGGCCTACGTTATCTGCGTGACGCTGCGTACAGCGGACGGTGGCCGAGAGAGGGAACGTTTCCTCCGGGCCCCACCCCCGCTGCTCGGGATGCCGCTGGCTCCCGCTGGGCCCGCGCACCTGGTGCGCTGCGGGCAGAAGGATGAGTTGTACCGGAGCGGCTTGcggagcggggccggggcggcGCTGCACGGGATGGCGG GTGCTAAGAAATGGTTGGAATGGAGGAAAGAGATTGAACTTCTTTCTGATGTAGCATACTTCAGCCTCACCACATTTTCAG GTTATCAAACTCTTGGTGAAGAATATGTTAATATTGTCCAAGTTGATTCTTCCAAGAAGAGAATCCCTTCTCTGCTTCGACGGGCCATTTTGATTTCTCTTCATACTGTTGTGCCTTATTTGTTGGACAAAGGATTAATCCATCTGGAACATGAGTTGCAGATGGAAACTGGTGGATCTACAACCTTGCAGAGCAATGGTCTATGCGGCAGGACTTTGGTACGAAGCTGGGTGCAGAAACAAATTGGCAGGCTGACAGAACAGCAGAAGAAAACACTTTCACAAACTGTGTATGTCCTCAAGCAATGCATCCCCCTGCTCCGTAGGCTGCATCTGGCAGTATTTTATATAAATGGCATCTTCTATCACATCTCTAAAAGGATCACTGGAATATCTTAT CTTCGTGCTCCAGGATTGCCTGGAGATGACCAGAGCGTTCGATCAAGTTACAAGCTTCTTGGGATAGTGTCACTGCTGCATCTTGTACTGACCGTTGGTGTTCAGATCTACAGCTTCCAACAAAGGCAGAGAGCAAGGCAGGAGTGGAAACTACACCGCAACCTCTCATATCCAAA AAATCAGATGGAGGAAAAATCTGTTATACGCAGTTCCCGATGCACATTGTGCTTGGAAAAACGTAGGCATGCAACAGCCACTCCCTGTGGCCACCTGTTCTGTTGGGAATGCATCACAGAGTGGTGTAACACCAAA
- the PEX10 gene encoding peroxisome biogenesis factor 10 isoform X2: MSSVPAAYVICVTLRTADGGRERERFLRAPPPLLGMPLAPAGPAHLVRCGQKDELYRSGLRSGAGAALHGMAGAKKWLEWRKEIELLSDVAYFSLTTFSGYQTLGEEYVNIVQVDSSKKRIPSLLRRAILISLHTVVPYLLDKGLIHLEHELQMETGGSTTLQSNGLCGRTLLRAPGLPGDDQSVRSSYKLLGIVSLLHLVLTVGVQIYSFQQRQRARQEWKLHRNLSYPKNQMEEKSVIRSSRCTLCLEKRRHATATPCGHLFCWECITEWCNTKAECPLCREKFHPQKLIYLRHYR; this comes from the exons ATGTCGTCTGTGCCAGCGGCCTACGTTATCTGCGTGACGCTGCGTACAGCGGACGGTGGCCGAGAGAGGGAACGTTTCCTCCGGGCCCCACCCCCGCTGCTCGGGATGCCGCTGGCTCCCGCTGGGCCCGCGCACCTGGTGCGCTGCGGGCAGAAGGATGAGTTGTACCGGAGCGGCTTGcggagcggggccggggcggcGCTGCACGGGATGGCGG GTGCTAAGAAATGGTTGGAATGGAGGAAAGAGATTGAACTTCTTTCTGATGTAGCATACTTCAGCCTCACCACATTTTCAG GTTATCAAACTCTTGGTGAAGAATATGTTAATATTGTCCAAGTTGATTCTTCCAAGAAGAGAATCCCTTCTCTGCTTCGACGGGCCATTTTGATTTCTCTTCATACTGTTGTGCCTTATTTGTTGGACAAAGGATTAATCCATCTGGAACATGAGTTGCAGATGGAAACTGGTGGATCTACAACCTTGCAGAGCAATGGTCTATGCGGCAGGACTTTG CTTCGTGCTCCAGGATTGCCTGGAGATGACCAGAGCGTTCGATCAAGTTACAAGCTTCTTGGGATAGTGTCACTGCTGCATCTTGTACTGACCGTTGGTGTTCAGATCTACAGCTTCCAACAAAGGCAGAGAGCAAGGCAGGAGTGGAAACTACACCGCAACCTCTCATATCCAAA AAATCAGATGGAGGAAAAATCTGTTATACGCAGTTCCCGATGCACATTGTGCTTGGAAAAACGTAGGCATGCAACAGCCACTCCCTGTGGCCACCTGTTCTGTTGGGAATGCATCACAGAGTGGTGTAACACCAAA